From a single Endozoicomonas euniceicola genomic region:
- a CDS encoding RNA-guided endonuclease InsQ/TnpB family protein, translating into MLRATKVRIYPTSEQAEFLDRQFDVVRFVWNKALAIKVHYYKVRGQSLSPKKHLKPLLAKAKKSRKYSWLKNADSIALQQATINLDTAFQNFFNPKLQARFPRFKKKHGKQSSYHCTSVSVGDNGIKIPKCKPIRAKVHREIVGKVKSITLSRTLTGKYFASILADDTQEQPKQIDNLEANQVVGVDMGITDLAITSTGHKTGNPRFLKKAQRNLKRKQQALSRCKKGSKGRHKARLLVAKAHERVAFARNDFQHKLSKQLIDENQAVIVETLKVKNMLKNKRLARSIADAGWHSLITKLEYKAKQEGKHLVKIGQWFASSKTCSVCDLKQEKMPLRIRSWECSCGAIHDRDINAARNIKKQGILKLKAEGLSVSADGGLRKSGRLSVAA; encoded by the coding sequence ATGCTGAGAGCCACCAAGGTACGAATCTATCCAACATCAGAGCAGGCGGAATTTCTCGACCGTCAGTTTGATGTTGTGCGGTTCGTATGGAACAAGGCCCTGGCTATTAAGGTTCATTATTACAAGGTTCGTGGGCAGAGCCTTTCTCCCAAAAAACACCTGAAGCCCTTGCTGGCAAAAGCCAAGAAAAGCCGAAAGTACTCATGGCTGAAAAACGCTGACTCTATTGCACTGCAACAGGCCACTATCAATCTGGATACGGCCTTTCAAAACTTTTTCAATCCCAAATTGCAGGCAAGATTTCCTCGCTTCAAGAAAAAGCATGGCAAGCAAAGTAGCTACCATTGTACGTCTGTCTCTGTGGGCGATAACGGGATAAAAATCCCCAAGTGCAAGCCCATAAGGGCTAAAGTGCATCGTGAAATAGTGGGTAAGGTGAAGTCTATCACCCTGAGCAGAACGCTAACCGGCAAGTATTTTGCCTCCATATTGGCTGATGATACCCAGGAACAACCAAAACAGATTGATAATCTTGAAGCTAATCAGGTTGTCGGTGTTGATATGGGGATTACTGATCTGGCTATCACCAGTACCGGCCATAAGACTGGCAATCCTCGCTTTCTGAAAAAAGCCCAACGTAACCTGAAAAGAAAACAACAGGCTCTATCTCGCTGCAAGAAAGGCTCAAAAGGTAGGCACAAAGCCCGTTTATTGGTGGCAAAGGCGCATGAGCGTGTAGCCTTTGCCCGTAATGATTTTCAGCATAAGCTATCAAAACAACTCATCGACGAAAACCAAGCGGTGATTGTGGAGACACTGAAAGTTAAAAACATGCTCAAGAACAAGCGTCTTGCTCGTTCTATTGCTGATGCTGGCTGGCACTCACTGATAACCAAACTCGAATACAAGGCAAAGCAGGAAGGTAAACATCTGGTGAAGATAGGCCAGTGGTTTGCATCCTCTAAAACTTGCTCAGTCTGCGATTTGAAACAGGAAAAAATGCCATTGAGAATCCGATCATGGGAGTGTAGCTGTGGTGCTATCCATGACCGGGATATTAATGCAGCTCGCAATATCAAGAAGCAAGGCATATTGAAATTAAAGGCGGAAGGACTGTCCGTTTCTGCTGATGGAGGCTTGCGTAAATCCGGCAGACTGTCGGTTGCTGCCTAA
- a CDS encoding SanA/YdcF family protein has protein sequence MGASLTRFQVVMGLFATVVIVASTLLVVANLLINVSTESYLYSDIDKLPDNKVGLLLGTSKYSRTGGRNDHYRLRVDAASQLFKAGKIQYILISGDNATPYYNEPSTIRRDLLKLGVPAENIYRDYAGFRTLDSIIRARDVFGLNEFTIISQAYHNKRAIYIALNNGSNAVAFNAGEGENSDLTNRTREVLARMLALLEVHWFDTGPKYLGPVIDIGNTPPT, from the coding sequence ATGGGAGCCAGCCTTACCCGTTTTCAGGTTGTAATGGGTTTGTTTGCCACTGTCGTTATTGTTGCATCCACTTTGTTGGTGGTTGCCAATCTACTGATCAATGTAAGCACAGAAAGTTACCTTTATTCCGATATCGACAAACTGCCAGACAATAAAGTCGGGTTATTACTGGGAACCAGTAAATACTCAAGAACCGGTGGCCGGAACGATCATTACCGGCTTCGTGTCGATGCCGCCAGTCAATTGTTCAAAGCCGGTAAAATTCAGTACATTCTGATCAGTGGCGACAACGCTACCCCTTATTACAACGAACCCAGCACCATTCGCCGGGATCTGCTCAAGCTTGGCGTGCCTGCTGAGAATATCTACAGAGACTATGCGGGCTTCAGAACCCTGGATTCTATCATTCGTGCCAGAGATGTGTTTGGTCTGAATGAGTTCACAATTATTTCACAGGCATACCATAACAAGCGGGCGATCTATATCGCCCTGAACAACGGCAGCAACGCTGTTGCATTCAATGCCGGAGAGGGGGAAAACAGCGACCTGACCAATCGCACCAGAGAGGTTCTGGCCAGAATGCTGGCGCTTCTGGAGGTACACTGGTTTGATACCGGGCCTAAATATTTGGGGCCAGTGATAGATATAGGAAATACACCCCCTACATAA
- the trmA gene encoding tRNA (uridine(54)-C5)-methyltransferase TrmA has protein sequence MSLAVVQPERYEEQLAEKVSQVYAEFEAFDIPELEVFRSQPEHYRMRAEFRIWHEGGHSFYRMFDPETRQPFSVRDFPSGSSRINNLMQPLMQQIEQNDHLRKRLFQIEFLTTQTGEALVSLLYHRQLDDAWQEAAKALQETLDISIIGRARKQKIVLKSDHVTEELTVNNQLFRYQQVENSFTQPNAGVNEHMLGWASDVCQSAEQDLVELYCGNGNFTCVLAKQFDRVLATEISKTSVHSAHENFRMNDVENVAIARLSSEEFTQAMNAEREFHRLKDIDLESYHFSTVLVDPPRAGLDKGTEALVQRFDNIVYISCNPETLKENLETINQTHKVERIALFDQFPYTHHREMGVFLTRR, from the coding sequence ATGTCATTAGCCGTAGTACAGCCCGAAAGATACGAAGAACAACTGGCAGAAAAGGTCAGCCAGGTTTATGCCGAGTTTGAGGCTTTTGATATTCCGGAACTGGAAGTGTTTCGGTCCCAGCCTGAACATTACCGAATGCGTGCCGAGTTCCGCATCTGGCACGAGGGGGGGCACAGCTTTTATCGTATGTTCGACCCCGAAACCCGCCAGCCTTTCAGCGTGCGGGACTTCCCGTCAGGTTCCAGTCGTATCAATAATTTGATGCAGCCATTGATGCAGCAGATCGAACAGAACGATCACCTGCGTAAACGCTTGTTCCAGATCGAATTCCTGACCACTCAGACCGGAGAAGCCCTGGTCTCACTGCTCTATCACCGCCAGCTCGACGACGCCTGGCAGGAAGCGGCCAAAGCCCTGCAGGAAACACTGGATATCAGCATTATTGGTCGGGCTCGCAAGCAGAAGATCGTTCTGAAAAGTGATCATGTGACAGAAGAACTGACCGTCAATAACCAACTGTTCCGCTATCAACAGGTTGAAAACAGCTTCACACAGCCTAATGCGGGCGTGAACGAACACATGCTGGGCTGGGCCAGTGATGTCTGTCAAAGTGCCGAACAGGACCTGGTTGAGCTTTACTGCGGTAACGGTAATTTCACCTGCGTTCTGGCAAAACAGTTTGACCGGGTTCTGGCCACCGAGATTTCCAAAACCTCCGTTCATTCAGCCCATGAAAACTTCAGAATGAATGACGTTGAAAATGTTGCCATTGCACGTCTGTCCAGTGAGGAGTTTACTCAGGCGATGAATGCAGAACGAGAGTTCCATCGTTTGAAAGACATAGATCTGGAAAGCTACCACTTTTCAACGGTTCTGGTTGACCCTCCCCGTGCCGGTCTGGATAAAGGTACTGAGGCCCTGGTTCAGCGGTTTGATAACATTGTCTATATCTCCTGCAACCCTGAGACACTGAAAGAGAACCTGGAAACCATTAATCAAACCCACAAGGTTGAACGAATCGCCCTGTTTGACCAGTTCCCTTATACCCACCATCGTGAAATGGGTGTTTTTCTGACCCGCCGTTAA
- a CDS encoding uracil-DNA glycosylase family protein — MTGRITEQSRQDYLDAMGIQTWFPRTVLPNALAHRDFDFPEPVTEPEQAQELTAREAMLALGLPEHTEQPEPVPEPPVRPTLVTTPANQPEKSEPKTPARVKKNRPAPATSKFRLVTLAPNDECLVIAEMPHSGLNQFTRFHMRLLNDILRAIRHTSQPDLPMSEFVWPLGNTGLIGQMDQDDHAATDAVCAYLSNQFGLARRKLVLLFGPAAARFVIDPERSFEELRGVQPGLHAEQRFAVSHGLNELMKLPNLKAETWKDLKPLLNDQPSLPKPSTEEN; from the coding sequence ATGACTGGCAGGATTACAGAACAGAGTCGACAGGACTATCTGGATGCGATGGGAATACAGACGTGGTTCCCTCGCACCGTCCTGCCTAACGCCCTGGCTCATCGCGACTTCGATTTTCCGGAACCGGTCACTGAGCCAGAGCAGGCTCAGGAGCTTACCGCCCGGGAAGCCATGCTGGCACTGGGGTTGCCAGAGCACACCGAACAGCCTGAACCCGTGCCGGAGCCCCCCGTGCGCCCGACACTGGTGACGACACCAGCAAACCAGCCAGAAAAGTCAGAGCCGAAAACACCTGCAAGGGTTAAAAAGAACAGGCCGGCACCAGCCACCAGCAAATTCCGCCTGGTGACCCTGGCTCCCAATGACGAATGTCTGGTGATTGCCGAAATGCCGCATTCGGGCCTGAACCAGTTCACACGCTTCCATATGCGTCTGTTAAACGACATTTTACGTGCAATCAGGCACACCTCTCAGCCCGACCTGCCAATGAGTGAGTTTGTCTGGCCTCTGGGAAACACTGGCCTGATTGGACAGATGGATCAGGACGATCATGCAGCCACCGACGCCGTTTGTGCTTATCTGAGTAACCAGTTCGGGCTGGCACGTCGTAAGCTGGTGTTGCTTTTTGGTCCGGCTGCTGCCCGCTTTGTCATAGACCCTGAGCGCAGTTTCGAAGAATTGCGAGGTGTTCAGCCCGGCCTGCATGCCGAACAACGCTTTGCGGTAAGCCATGGACTGAACGAGCTTATGAAACTGCCCAATCTAAAAGCTGAGACCTGGAAAGACCTGAAGCCTCTGCTAAATGACCAGCCATCATTGCCAAAGCCTTCCACTGAAGAGAATTGA
- a CDS encoding YajG family lipoprotein — protein sequence MTIIKLRWQKLLPTVGLGILLTLGGCAMSPQAVKVNPSVTVAESARETLSSSVSVTVFDERLTPVIGHRGGVYDTNVITARDNLPLALRSAVERGLREMGASVVTSVKAPQFQVYLDSLEYTVPEGSYVTQVQVKAKIRVAVMHAGQRFEGSYSADISERVPKAPSDKKNEELLNQVLSDVLERLFVDEKLQGFMKTL from the coding sequence ATGACGATAATAAAGTTACGCTGGCAAAAACTATTGCCCACGGTGGGTCTGGGGATATTGTTAACACTTGGCGGCTGTGCCATGAGCCCACAGGCTGTAAAGGTAAACCCTTCTGTTACTGTGGCCGAGTCGGCCAGAGAGACGCTCAGTTCAAGTGTGTCTGTGACGGTTTTTGATGAGCGGTTAACGCCCGTTATCGGTCATCGTGGCGGTGTATACGACACTAATGTGATTACCGCCAGGGACAATCTGCCTCTGGCACTGCGATCAGCGGTTGAACGAGGGCTAAGGGAAATGGGTGCCTCTGTGGTAACTTCTGTTAAGGCTCCGCAGTTTCAGGTGTATCTGGATTCGCTGGAATACACAGTCCCTGAAGGCAGTTATGTCACACAGGTTCAGGTCAAAGCTAAGATTCGGGTTGCAGTTATGCATGCTGGCCAGCGTTTTGAAGGTTCTTACAGTGCCGATATCTCGGAGCGAGTTCCCAAGGCTCCGTCGGACAAGAAAAATGAAGAGCTGTTGAATCAAGTATTGAGTGATGTGCTGGAACGTTTGTTTGTAGATGAAAAGCTACAGGGTTTTATGAAAACCCTGTAG
- the rimI gene encoding ribosomal protein S18-alanine N-acetyltransferase translates to MLSFRDMTLQDLPCVTQLETEASEHPWKARHFEDSLGKAGYICCIASLNDQHIGHGVLMSVADEAHLLIITISKACQGKGYGKQLLQYLVKQARQHANTLFLEVRESNVSAFNLYLNEGLSEIGRRKNYYPATRLHSSEDAIVMALDLSV, encoded by the coding sequence ATGCTGTCCTTTCGCGATATGACCTTGCAGGATCTACCCTGCGTGACCCAGCTGGAAACAGAAGCCAGCGAACACCCATGGAAAGCCCGTCACTTTGAAGACAGTCTGGGCAAAGCCGGATATATCTGCTGCATTGCCAGTCTCAATGACCAGCACATTGGACACGGCGTGCTAATGTCTGTTGCCGACGAGGCGCATTTGCTGATCATTACGATCAGTAAAGCCTGCCAGGGCAAAGGCTATGGCAAACAGTTGCTGCAATACCTGGTTAAGCAGGCTCGTCAGCACGCCAACACACTGTTTCTGGAAGTCAGGGAATCCAATGTATCGGCGTTTAATCTGTACCTTAATGAAGGACTGAGCGAAATTGGCCGACGCAAAAACTATTATCCAGCCACCCGACTGCACTCATCGGAAGACGCTATCGTCATGGCACTGGATCTGAGTGTTTAA
- a CDS encoding 2-isopropylmalate synthase, whose amino-acid sequence MSNEQVIIFDTTLRDGEQSPGASMTKDEKLRIAKSLEMLKVDVIEAGFAMASPGDFDAVKSIAETIKESTVCSLSRALEKDIDRAAEALKPASRGRIHTFIATSPIHMQHKLCMAPEDVVEQAVFAVRHARNLIDDVEFSCEDAGRSDIDFLCRIIEATIDAGASTINIPDTVGYAVPHQFGHTIAQLIERIPNADKAIFSVHCHNDLGLAVANSLSAVVNGARQVECTINGLGERAGNASLEEIVMAIKTRKDELKVTTGINTAQIVPASRLVSGITGFPIQPNKAIVGANAFAHESGIHQDGMLKHRETYEIMKAEDVGWNTNRLTLGKLSGRNAFKTRMSELGITFADQEELNEAFARFKQLADKKSEIFDDDLQALVSDVHNTNPQEKYQLADLQTYSRMGAIPEAKLVINIDGEAKEVRSKGDGPVDAIFKAIETIANSRARLALYNVSAITSGTDSQGDVSVRLEREGRIVNGSGADTDIVIASAKAYINALNLLESDHTKTNPQTGNV is encoded by the coding sequence ATGAGCAACGAACAGGTAATTATTTTTGACACTACTCTGAGAGATGGCGAGCAAAGCCCCGGCGCATCAATGACGAAAGATGAAAAGCTGCGCATCGCCAAATCGTTGGAAATGCTGAAAGTCGATGTGATTGAAGCGGGCTTTGCCATGGCCAGCCCTGGCGACTTTGATGCCGTTAAAAGCATTGCTGAAACCATTAAAGAAAGCACCGTCTGCAGCCTCTCACGAGCTCTGGAAAAAGATATTGACCGGGCAGCAGAAGCTTTAAAGCCCGCAAGCCGGGGGCGTATTCATACGTTCATTGCCACCTCCCCCATTCACATGCAGCACAAACTGTGCATGGCACCGGAAGATGTCGTTGAGCAGGCCGTCTTTGCCGTCCGACATGCCCGCAACCTGATTGATGATGTGGAGTTTTCCTGTGAAGACGCAGGCCGTTCAGATATAGACTTTCTTTGTCGCATTATTGAAGCGACCATTGATGCGGGTGCATCGACCATCAACATTCCGGATACTGTCGGTTACGCAGTACCCCATCAATTCGGCCACACCATTGCGCAGCTGATCGAACGCATTCCCAATGCAGACAAGGCTATTTTCTCGGTTCACTGTCATAACGATCTGGGCCTGGCTGTTGCCAACTCCCTGTCTGCGGTGGTGAATGGGGCACGACAGGTAGAGTGCACCATCAATGGTCTGGGCGAACGGGCGGGCAATGCCTCCCTTGAAGAAATTGTTATGGCAATCAAGACCCGTAAAGATGAACTGAAGGTGACGACGGGTATAAATACGGCTCAAATCGTACCCGCCTCTCGACTGGTTTCTGGCATTACCGGTTTTCCGATTCAGCCCAACAAGGCTATCGTGGGTGCCAACGCGTTTGCCCACGAGTCCGGCATTCATCAGGACGGTATGCTGAAGCATCGTGAAACCTATGAAATCATGAAAGCAGAAGACGTAGGCTGGAACACCAACCGCCTGACCCTGGGCAAACTGTCTGGCAGAAATGCCTTTAAGACGCGAATGTCAGAACTGGGTATCACATTTGCTGATCAGGAAGAGTTAAATGAAGCGTTTGCCCGATTCAAACAGCTGGCAGACAAAAAATCAGAGATTTTTGACGATGATTTGCAGGCGCTGGTGAGTGATGTTCACAACACCAACCCTCAGGAAAAGTACCAGCTGGCTGACCTGCAGACCTATTCCAGAATGGGTGCGATACCAGAAGCGAAGCTGGTCATCAACATCGATGGCGAGGCTAAGGAAGTGCGCAGCAAGGGGGACGGCCCTGTCGATGCCATTTTCAAGGCCATTGAAACAATTGCTAATTCACGCGCCCGTCTGGCATTGTATAATGTCAGCGCAATTACCAGTGGTACCGATTCTCAGGGCGATGTTAGTGTTCGCCTGGAAAGGGAAGGTCGCATTGTGAATGGCTCTGGCGCCGACACTGACATTGTCATTGCTTCCGCCAAGGCGTATATCAATGCCCTTAACCTGTTGGAATCGGATCACACCAAAACCAACCCTCAAACAGGAAATGTCTGA
- a CDS encoding substrate-binding periplasmic protein has translation MYRLPTLIIAVLFSASAFSSQSAPITSDAIEHDTNQRETLLVGLFPQDYPPLYWHDERKGIIEKLLDKVSSVSRFDFIYKSAPFHRLIQRVAKGKIDLEPWSSQVWRFRVKDSVYFTSPYAEHCEVIIFQKGHVFPVSQPADLAGKRLGVVKGFVYNSFTELFAKKTIYRVNSSNEERVLNLLNHGRTDAALIDQLVADYLLSTTYPQTFTRGGKFDCVPVSFMFSKTKIRQGMEISKVLQTLKNEGFIDQLLEEF, from the coding sequence ATGTACAGACTTCCCACCCTTATTATTGCTGTTCTTTTTAGTGCATCTGCCTTTTCCAGCCAGAGCGCTCCCATAACGAGTGACGCCATAGAGCACGATACCAACCAGCGGGAAACCCTTCTGGTTGGCCTTTTCCCCCAGGATTACCCTCCCCTTTACTGGCATGACGAGCGCAAAGGTATTATTGAAAAACTTCTGGATAAAGTCAGTTCTGTCAGTCGTTTTGACTTTATCTACAAAAGTGCGCCTTTTCATCGCCTGATACAGAGAGTGGCAAAGGGGAAAATTGACCTGGAACCCTGGTCATCCCAAGTTTGGCGGTTCCGGGTAAAAGATAGCGTGTATTTTACCTCACCTTATGCAGAACATTGTGAAGTCATTATCTTCCAGAAAGGTCATGTTTTCCCTGTCAGCCAACCTGCGGATCTGGCTGGTAAGCGTCTGGGAGTGGTAAAAGGCTTTGTCTATAACTCCTTCACAGAATTATTCGCAAAAAAAACCATCTATCGGGTTAACTCCAGCAACGAAGAGCGTGTTCTCAACCTTCTGAACCACGGGAGAACTGACGCGGCCCTTATTGACCAGCTGGTTGCTGACTATCTGCTTAGTACCACTTACCCACAGACGTTTACCAGGGGCGGAAAATTTGACTGCGTGCCAGTGAGCTTTATGTTCAGCAAGACTAAAATCAGGCAGGGAATGGAAATCAGTAAAGTGTTACAAACACTGAAAAATGAGGGCTTTATCGATCAACTGCTGGAAGAGTTCTGA
- a CDS encoding inositol polyphosphate kinase family protein, which translates to MENSPKEEASGKTQNSREVKKQKTETHIPKDSSSKRSGNQTKSIRDRLVSAAEPETRSRVSSSSSTDSGFYSDNESLVSSDSFSSGTSERTDSLISNDSVDSAFSDVSESSEIGAAGHSDTFAKVGDGHIGKLTSKSEAEVYNRRESLILNSILPENKPLSALSDNELDTLAPLLSRAEAEDMSVIVPEMLGKDIPEHRKLEMDIKIGFKTASREQLKEAGHLSPLEKKMKHMVMDMAYGSTLRGYRLEGLKIKGQKPENNRLKLTRNSKQHIKKVIKQAGSENKEKILNDLTKMRTTLAISKAAFVASSALFLIDEKNPENTVVKLIDVAHPIYPSSKEFKGIRSDNVKSLNSLINYIKKIETT; encoded by the coding sequence GTGGAAAACTCACCCAAAGAGGAGGCGTCTGGTAAAACCCAGAACTCAAGAGAAGTTAAAAAACAAAAAACTGAAACTCATATACCTAAAGATTCAAGCAGTAAGCGCTCCGGGAATCAGACAAAAAGTATACGGGACCGATTAGTTTCTGCTGCTGAACCAGAGACCAGAAGTCGAGTTAGTTCATCCTCCAGTACGGATAGCGGCTTTTATTCTGACAATGAATCTCTTGTCAGCAGTGATTCATTCAGCTCCGGTACATCAGAGCGAACGGATAGCTTAATTAGCAATGACTCCGTAGATAGCGCTTTTTCAGACGTATCTGAGAGCAGTGAAATTGGCGCTGCTGGCCACTCTGATACTTTTGCGAAAGTAGGCGATGGTCATATTGGAAAGCTGACCAGTAAGAGTGAAGCTGAAGTTTATAATAGAAGAGAGTCGTTAATTCTGAACTCGATACTTCCGGAAAACAAGCCGCTCAGTGCGCTGAGCGATAATGAATTGGACACACTGGCTCCTCTGTTAAGTCGTGCGGAAGCGGAGGATATGAGTGTTATTGTTCCTGAGATGCTTGGAAAAGATATACCCGAACACCGAAAGCTGGAAATGGATATTAAAATAGGTTTCAAGACTGCTTCCCGTGAACAGCTTAAGGAAGCAGGTCATTTGTCGCCACTTGAGAAAAAAATGAAACATATGGTGATGGATATGGCATACGGTTCAACTTTAAGAGGTTACCGGCTTGAAGGTTTAAAAATAAAAGGTCAGAAACCTGAAAATAACAGGCTTAAGCTAACTAGAAACTCCAAGCAGCATATTAAAAAAGTTATCAAACAGGCTGGTTCTGAAAATAAAGAAAAGATACTGAATGATCTTACAAAAATGAGAACTACTCTGGCTATTTCAAAAGCTGCTTTTGTTGCCAGTAGTGCACTTTTTTTAATTGATGAAAAAAATCCGGAGAATACGGTAGTAAAGCTTATTGATGTAGCCCATCCCATTTATCCTTCGAGCAAAGAGTTTAAGGGTATTCGAAGCGATAATGTTAAATCATTAAATAGTCTGATCAATTACATCAAAAAGATAGAGACCACCTGA
- a CDS encoding GIY-YIG nuclease family protein — translation MIIFTVTSNITGQVYVGSTRNELESQWEKMVAAAQQDLDYPLYREIRINGEDAFTVDEWDRAEDRQELLELEQEAIDHFGAKSLRGYKTSTVKILPKKKTRQRKSSIEKELAAIFSGEGSDRETPPSLTIKSSDSKSTATASPSKAAPASGKPAEPKPVNKQEITKESIKAALAKIAEEEKAKEAAEAAKKAAAIQTTAGSQANATVQMNSISLSDDISAQLAAITAAADAVLSGDSQAAENLQQMPEAEPEGATIVEEIVVTPQPVVEEIKPEPEPVVKPVCPQELRIIEAIERHRTERTRKTQEAIEQERNHLAALLAELDARAKNMHTGELAAVA, via the coding sequence TTGATTATCTTCACCGTCACCAGCAACATCACAGGTCAAGTCTATGTCGGCAGTACCCGTAACGAGCTTGAAAGCCAGTGGGAAAAAATGGTGGCTGCAGCGCAGCAAGACTTGGACTACCCACTTTATCGCGAGATAAGAATCAACGGTGAAGATGCTTTTACCGTTGATGAGTGGGACAGAGCCGAAGATCGTCAGGAACTGCTTGAGCTGGAGCAGGAGGCCATTGACCATTTTGGGGCCAAAAGCCTGCGAGGCTACAAAACCAGTACCGTCAAAATTCTTCCGAAGAAGAAAACCCGCCAGCGCAAATCGTCTATCGAAAAAGAGCTGGCAGCCATTTTCTCCGGAGAAGGCTCTGACCGTGAAACACCACCAAGTCTGACCATTAAATCCTCCGATTCAAAAAGCACGGCAACGGCCTCACCATCAAAGGCCGCACCGGCAAGCGGCAAGCCAGCTGAGCCTAAGCCTGTCAACAAACAAGAGATTACCAAAGAGAGCATCAAGGCTGCCCTGGCAAAAATTGCCGAGGAAGAAAAAGCCAAAGAAGCGGCTGAAGCTGCCAAAAAAGCAGCGGCTATTCAAACCACAGCGGGCTCTCAGGCTAATGCCACAGTACAAATGAACAGTATCAGCCTGAGTGATGATATCAGCGCACAGCTGGCCGCCATCACTGCCGCCGCCGATGCGGTTCTGTCGGGCGATAGTCAGGCCGCAGAAAATCTTCAGCAGATGCCTGAAGCCGAACCTGAAGGTGCAACGATAGTAGAAGAGATCGTTGTAACCCCTCAGCCGGTTGTTGAGGAGATCAAGCCTGAACCAGAGCCAGTCGTTAAGCCGGTTTGCCCACAAGAGCTACGTATTATTGAAGCTATTGAGCGTCATCGTACCGAGCGCACCCGCAAAACCCAGGAAGCCATTGAACAGGAGCGTAACCACCTGGCCGCCCTGCTGGCAGAGCTGGACGCACGAGCTAAAAACATGCACACCGGTGAACTGGCAGCGGTTGCCTGA
- the tnpA gene encoding IS200/IS605 family transposase, which produces MSAHNKDLLKGYLRKRHSVTKLVVHLVFTTKYRRKLFDGYMIKQLRESFESACEKLECQLLEMDGEKDHVHLLVAYPPKLAISVMVNNLKSTSSRRLRMLNTHLTAQSKAGLMWSRSYFACSAGGATIETLKDYVNSQSTPD; this is translated from the coding sequence GTGAGCGCACACAACAAAGATTTGCTTAAAGGGTATCTTCGCAAACGACATAGCGTTACCAAGCTGGTTGTTCATTTGGTGTTCACGACAAAGTACAGGCGAAAGCTTTTTGATGGCTATATGATCAAGCAGTTACGGGAGTCGTTCGAGAGTGCATGTGAAAAACTGGAATGCCAGTTACTTGAAATGGATGGCGAAAAAGATCACGTACACCTGTTGGTGGCCTACCCACCAAAACTGGCTATCAGTGTCATGGTAAATAATCTCAAATCAACATCATCAAGACGGTTGCGAATGCTGAATACCCACCTTACTGCTCAGAGCAAAGCAGGCTTAATGTGGTCAAGGTCTTACTTTGCTTGCAGTGCTGGCGGTGCAACTATCGAGACTCTGAAGGACTACGTTAATAGCCAGAGTACACCAGATTGA